In one window of Legionella fallonii LLAP-10 DNA:
- a CDS encoding Fur family transcriptional regulator, with product MKHNLLDKAYKHCMSHGYRFTEPRERVLKILVDERKPLGAYDILQRLSMEVDNPKPPTVYRAIQFWHQEGFIHCIDSLKSYVACLHGHHVGQAQFLICNRCDFVKELECMIDFTSVTESAAAIQFSIINCTVEIKGVCANCTLSNLEN from the coding sequence ATGAAACACAATTTGTTGGATAAAGCTTATAAACATTGTATGAGCCACGGCTATAGATTTACGGAGCCAAGAGAGCGTGTCCTCAAAATATTGGTGGACGAGCGAAAACCTCTCGGCGCCTACGATATATTGCAAAGACTATCAATGGAGGTTGATAATCCTAAGCCTCCAACAGTTTATCGTGCCATTCAGTTTTGGCATCAAGAAGGATTTATTCATTGCATTGACAGTCTCAAATCCTACGTCGCTTGTTTGCATGGACATCATGTGGGGCAGGCTCAATTCCTCATTTGTAACCGATGCGATTTTGTCAAAGAACTAGAATGTATGATTGATTTCACTTCGGTAACCGAATCAGCTGCTGCTATTCAATTTTCAATTATAAATTGTACTGTAGAAATCAAAGGGGTATGTGCTAATTGCACTTTGTCCAATCTAGAGAATTAA
- a CDS encoding coiled-coil domain-containing protein produces the protein MRGRSEADPVEGLVKKQAELAGKVSLLQGEIRRLRDEVTNVETTKRQVDSNAVAINGIVKEIEGLQKNIKDEINKLTVKSREIKNSTTELSSSIQSVPDAPQFDGVPPPPPPFNFTPKAKGDKTGNTPTTSTPERPQTNTDPSGDMVQQLKDGGTTLRKSGGTQVTEKTQEQIEQEKREAIQRYEQSIRTKEAEIERLLSQFGELSTKLKTAQASQGEYQQALESQEGLLTQLKQKKEAMEGKLKDVKGQVGTELEKIETKRKLEEEENQRKAEEERAKQQSSSEEVSQIPDAPPPPPDINIPPPPKFNVPPPPAKFNVPPPPPMGGLSSAKKEKVTLSSDNNKVQEPSPSTTTPPVGKGDIDLGELQRKGIESQKRQEARAEREYLTDKLIDLAVTIGDEDLDEVELTENQQQLLDLIGEDGLDDLRKSLSEGVAEIRKKNSTPGMIDPSKITGRRAAISGGNSDVTAAVQKNKDKREVRDAVEKFIAQSPQNTTLLETSKEIKQREEAEAKRLEEARKIDEARKSEERNKQLAEEKRIAEEKRAREVQQKLNDMGAKEGIVNPTGVQEAESSKARVIQEVTSKQTALDTTDEFLQSIENELSSGIRGLQEAESSRDSALETVAAMKKEEVVTTTVQTERVVDVPQQNIHQEVQQSVVIEPPKKDEELIAEARQEEIIVQPTEIKDPTEVVVKQEERVPDLKDPNVTTAKKEEAIIDIAIKPQPDTPEIKARKATIHNLGIDGKIEGMMKKANALEKSGFTGAAKEAQVICNKLINLRDDYIYERKGKNDIIKECDDCVCPENTKKLSESRGILGAIHRFVQSVKEAFTGVSAVQDSKKSSMERVSELKGSINALKAEIEKEQLTSEASDEVEHRSSIQSSM, from the coding sequence ATGCGAGGCAGATCAGAGGCAGATCCTGTAGAAGGATTAGTGAAAAAACAGGCCGAGCTGGCAGGAAAAGTTTCATTGCTACAGGGTGAAATTAGAAGGCTCCGTGATGAAGTCACAAACGTTGAAACAACGAAAAGGCAAGTAGATAGCAATGCGGTCGCAATTAATGGCATAGTGAAAGAAATTGAGGGCTTGCAAAAAAACATTAAGGATGAAATAAACAAACTTACTGTAAAATCCAGAGAAATAAAAAATAGCACAACCGAATTATCTTCAAGCATTCAATCCGTACCTGATGCGCCCCAGTTTGATGGTGTACCACCACCTCCACCTCCGTTTAATTTTACTCCTAAAGCAAAAGGGGATAAAACCGGAAATACCCCTACAACTAGCACTCCAGAGAGGCCCCAAACTAACACGGATCCCAGTGGGGACATGGTGCAACAATTAAAAGATGGAGGGACAACGTTAAGAAAATCCGGTGGAACACAAGTAACAGAAAAAACTCAAGAACAAATTGAACAAGAAAAACGGGAAGCAATTCAACGCTATGAACAAAGCATTAGAACTAAAGAAGCAGAGATAGAGCGTTTGCTGAGCCAATTTGGTGAATTATCAACAAAATTAAAAACTGCTCAAGCAAGTCAAGGCGAATACCAACAAGCCCTAGAAAGCCAAGAGGGACTCCTCACACAATTAAAACAAAAAAAAGAGGCGATGGAAGGTAAATTAAAAGATGTTAAAGGCCAAGTGGGTACAGAATTAGAAAAAATTGAAACTAAAAGGAAACTTGAAGAGGAAGAGAATCAAAGAAAAGCAGAGGAAGAAAGAGCAAAACAGCAAAGTTCTTCAGAGGAAGTCAGTCAAATACCTGATGCGCCGCCACCTCCTCCTGACATTAATATACCACCTCCACCTAAATTTAATGTTCCACCACCTCCAGCTAAATTTAATGTTCCACCACCGCCCCCCATGGGAGGTTTATCATCAGCGAAAAAAGAGAAAGTGACTCTTTCCTCAGATAATAACAAGGTACAAGAGCCTAGCCCCTCGACCACTACGCCCCCCGTTGGGAAAGGTGATATAGATCTAGGGGAGCTCCAAAGAAAGGGTATAGAATCCCAAAAGAGGCAAGAAGCAAGAGCAGAGAGAGAATACCTAACTGACAAGTTGATAGATTTAGCAGTAACAATAGGTGATGAAGACCTTGATGAGGTAGAGCTTACAGAAAATCAACAGCAATTATTAGATTTGATAGGTGAAGATGGATTAGATGATTTACGAAAATCTCTAAGTGAAGGCGTAGCGGAGATACGTAAAAAAAATAGCACCCCAGGTATGATAGATCCCAGTAAAATAACTGGACGAAGGGCGGCTATATCTGGAGGAAATTCCGATGTAACAGCCGCAGTACAGAAAAATAAAGATAAACGTGAAGTGAGAGACGCCGTAGAAAAATTTATTGCTCAATCGCCCCAAAATACGACTTTATTGGAAACAAGCAAGGAGATAAAACAACGTGAAGAAGCTGAAGCAAAAAGGCTAGAAGAAGCACGAAAGATAGATGAAGCAAGAAAATCGGAAGAAAGAAACAAACAATTAGCCGAAGAAAAAAGGATAGCCGAAGAAAAAAGAGCCCGAGAGGTTCAACAAAAATTAAACGATATGGGGGCAAAAGAAGGTATTGTAAATCCTACTGGTGTACAAGAAGCCGAATCATCTAAAGCTAGAGTAATTCAAGAGGTTACTTCTAAACAGACAGCGCTAGATACGACAGATGAGTTTCTTCAATCCATAGAGAACGAATTATCTAGCGGAATTCGTGGGCTACAGGAAGCAGAATCTTCTCGTGATTCAGCATTAGAGACTGTTGCCGCAATGAAAAAAGAAGAAGTGGTTACGACAACGGTTCAGACAGAAAGAGTAGTTGATGTACCTCAACAAAATATCCATCAAGAAGTACAGCAAAGCGTTGTAATCGAGCCCCCCAAAAAAGATGAGGAATTAATCGCTGAAGCGAGACAAGAAGAAATAATAGTACAACCAACTGAAATCAAAGATCCTACTGAAGTAGTAGTGAAACAAGAAGAGCGAGTACCCGACCTCAAAGATCCTAATGTGACAACAGCGAAAAAAGAAGAGGCAATTATCGATATAGCGATAAAGCCTCAGCCTGACACACCTGAAATAAAAGCTCGCAAAGCGACAATACACAATCTAGGAATTGATGGAAAGATAGAAGGAATGATGAAGAAAGCCAATGCCTTAGAAAAAAGTGGCTTTACTGGAGCCGCCAAGGAAGCACAGGTGATCTGTAACAAATTAATTAATTTACGGGATGATTACATTTACGAGAGAAAAGGGAAGAACGATATTATAAAGGAATGTGATGATTGTGTTTGTCCCGAGAATACAAAAAAATTATCTGAGTCTAGAGGAATATTGGGTGCCATCCATAGATTTGTACAAAGCGTGAAAGAAGCATTCACTGGTGTTTCAGCTGTTCAAGATTCTAAGAAATCATCAATGGAGCGAGTTAGTGAGTTAAAAGGCTCAATAAATGCGTTAAAAGCAGAAATTGAAAAAGAGCAGCTAACGTCTGAAGCTAGTGATGAGGTAGAACATCGTTCTAGCATACAATCATCCATGTAA
- a CDS encoding protein kinase family protein, with the protein MGKTKTKQEIDILVRAFINARFDGQNNTSVLSRKSEGNKTQPLAALIDTETEFGLLEVALNAAIVRDPDYKSGEISIKHLGGSAIPVFLAAFNEVNLVFRLLPKGPYITSYKDLQEGQTKEHLPKQYFFNKLKYRDKTYHLEVIECCDKGSLELQARNNAELLKNKQQLLLSYSINILQIMIDFKAVGIVFPDIKPSNFLVTNDGRIVIADIKTLLDIRDKTSVLKGEVMNTPIYESGSGLMRASQGLAKSESFGSVRSKTISIDEIELKSRYMVGVTLYELATGQMVAIALAEKQKIAFNLREEAKYHYDQIQKNGTAGEIARAKTEYDTKEDEYQRLSKKRPHDEMSFELDVFKKEVGSTLKKIIQSFINADRSRRMSFEAALKQLCALKGALLLLRPRKSSYEAIASSSASADGNIAMPSSSQVVAEDERQSPKVKKRKDNFVEKKRGIFQKDRTVSVSTVIDKKIKDVPAEPEAPQPATSRESLSPSKKKIEFTVKRPTEEESSSVRVKKGYSEEKKRTIFQRNRTASSPVVVDPRVTKSEETSSSEVLPRFSMFKDLISPRKSSKASLSPRIATPSSSSEEVTHSIEEESSSTGKSIPRDNFFKEERAVRQQAKDLSKEPEVPHSSQTPSSSSQ; encoded by the coding sequence ATGGGCAAAACCAAGACTAAACAAGAAATAGATATATTGGTAAGAGCATTTATAAATGCAAGGTTTGATGGTCAGAATAATACCAGCGTCCTTAGCCGAAAGAGTGAGGGAAATAAGACACAACCTTTAGCCGCTCTAATTGATACAGAAACAGAGTTTGGTCTACTAGAGGTTGCCTTAAATGCGGCTATAGTAAGAGATCCGGATTATAAGAGTGGTGAGATATCCATAAAGCATCTAGGAGGCAGTGCTATTCCTGTTTTTTTAGCGGCTTTCAATGAGGTTAATCTTGTTTTTCGCTTGTTACCCAAGGGGCCATACATCACTTCTTATAAGGATTTGCAAGAAGGACAGACTAAAGAACATTTGCCCAAACAATATTTCTTTAATAAGTTAAAATATAGAGACAAAACATATCATCTAGAAGTGATAGAATGTTGTGACAAAGGAAGTTTAGAGCTACAGGCACGAAATAATGCTGAACTCCTCAAGAATAAACAACAACTTTTGTTAAGCTATTCAATAAATATCCTGCAGATCATGATTGATTTTAAGGCGGTAGGCATTGTTTTTCCCGATATTAAACCCAGTAATTTTCTCGTTACTAATGATGGGCGTATAGTGATTGCGGATATCAAAACATTATTAGATATACGCGATAAAACATCTGTTCTTAAAGGGGAGGTGATGAATACTCCCATTTATGAATCTGGCAGCGGGTTAATGAGGGCTTCGCAAGGATTAGCCAAGAGCGAATCTTTTGGTTCTGTTCGCAGTAAAACCATCAGTATTGATGAAATTGAATTAAAATCTCGATATATGGTTGGGGTTACTTTATACGAATTGGCAACAGGCCAGATGGTTGCAATCGCTTTAGCAGAAAAACAAAAAATAGCATTCAATTTGCGAGAAGAAGCAAAATATCATTACGATCAAATTCAGAAAAATGGTACCGCAGGAGAGATCGCGCGGGCAAAGACGGAATATGATACTAAAGAGGATGAATATCAAAGGCTCAGTAAGAAGCGGCCTCATGATGAAATGAGTTTTGAGTTGGATGTTTTTAAAAAAGAAGTTGGCTCCACGTTAAAAAAAATCATCCAATCTTTTATCAATGCGGATAGAAGCCGTCGTATGAGCTTTGAGGCTGCTCTTAAACAACTTTGTGCATTGAAGGGGGCATTGCTCTTACTCAGACCGAGAAAGAGTTCTTATGAAGCAATTGCTAGTTCTTCTGCTTCCGCTGATGGAAATATAGCTATGCCGTCATCATCTCAGGTAGTTGCTGAAGACGAACGACAAAGTCCAAAAGTGAAGAAAAGGAAAGACAATTTTGTAGAGAAAAAAAGAGGGATATTTCAGAAAGATCGAACAGTGAGTGTTTCTACTGTTATTGACAAAAAGATAAAGGATGTCCCGGCTGAGCCTGAAGCCCCACAACCTGCAACATCGCGAGAATCTCTTTCACCATCGAAGAAGAAGATAGAGTTTACTGTAAAGCGACCGACTGAAGAGGAATCTTCAAGTGTGCGAGTAAAAAAAGGATATTCCGAAGAGAAAAAAAGAACGATATTTCAACGAAATCGAACAGCGAGCTCACCCGTTGTTGTTGATCCAAGAGTAACAAAGTCAGAAGAGACCTCGTCATCAGAAGTATTGCCACGCTTTTCCATGTTTAAAGATTTAATATCACCTAGAAAATCATCTAAAGCGTCACTGTCTCCTCGAATAGCTACGCCTTCATCCTCTAGTGAAGAAGTGACTCACTCCATTGAGGAAGAATCATCGTCAACAGGAAAAAGCATTCCTAGAGATAACTTTTTCAAAGAGGAAAGGGCTGTTCGTCAACAAGCAAAAGACTTGTCAAAAGAGCCAGAGGTACCGCACAGTAGCCAAACTCCATCATCCTCTTCGCAGTAA
- the ung gene encoding uracil-DNA glycosylase yields the protein MTDSVTTWADVLGDEKAQPYFKSILQFLEQEKMAGKTIYPAQNELFNAFKETPYEQVKVVILGQDPYHGPGQAHGLSFSVKPGVTPPPSLKNIFQELKNDLNLPIPTHGCLKKWANQGVLLLNTSLSVEQSKPQSHSKIGWTTFTDNVIKKLNHHTHPLVFLLWGAHAKNKNVLISDKKHLVLTAAHPSPFSVHQGFYGCRHFSKANTFLATQGRDPIDWSL from the coding sequence ATGACAGATTCCGTTACAACTTGGGCCGACGTCTTAGGAGATGAAAAGGCACAGCCGTATTTCAAATCTATTTTACAATTTCTTGAGCAAGAAAAAATGGCAGGAAAAACAATTTACCCGGCCCAGAATGAATTATTCAACGCATTTAAAGAAACGCCCTATGAGCAAGTCAAAGTGGTGATTTTGGGACAAGACCCATATCATGGTCCAGGACAAGCTCATGGTCTTTCTTTTTCTGTAAAACCAGGGGTTACGCCTCCTCCGTCATTGAAGAACATTTTTCAAGAATTAAAAAATGATTTGAACCTCCCTATTCCGACCCACGGTTGTTTAAAAAAATGGGCCAACCAAGGTGTTTTATTGCTCAATACCTCGCTCAGCGTGGAACAAAGCAAGCCGCAGTCTCATTCTAAAATAGGCTGGACTACTTTTACTGATAATGTCATTAAAAAATTAAATCATCATACTCACCCACTAGTATTTTTATTGTGGGGAGCTCATGCAAAAAATAAAAATGTTTTGATTAGTGATAAAAAACATCTGGTGCTAACTGCGGCCCATCCATCACCATTTTCTGTTCATCAAGGTTTTTATGGCTGTCGTCATTTTTCAAAAGCAAATACTTTTTTAGCGACACAGGGTCGAGATCCTATTGATTGGAGCTTATAA
- the bla gene encoding class A beta-lactamase codes for MKIKLLAQYTNLFRIKKHWQCGLFSLLLSMSCWATSSDAELAKKIDTIEKKSKSVIGITAIYIEKNKIVGHNSNKRFFMASTIKLPIALAFLHRVDEKQDSLNRVIKMDMKNSVPGSGSLHHLFEKKKLNMSMQQILKYMMRNSDNSASDTVLHAVNGPEYVKKRMDALGFKNIYVNRSILEMFLDTNHVDHAYLNKPQPVNAWQKTFNQVPLEQKKLAWQRFENDTRDTTTPEDMAKLLVKVYKKQALSEASTKVLMNIMEQCRTGRSRIRGLLPGSVKVAHKTGTWAIYEQDYLRYPGVKKLYRFASDVGIITLPNNKGHIAIAVYVKSQSASDYPRSRAIALASRAVYDHFMRQ; via the coding sequence ATGAAAATCAAATTACTCGCGCAATATACCAATCTATTTAGGATAAAGAAACACTGGCAGTGCGGGTTGTTTAGTCTATTGTTGTCAATGAGCTGTTGGGCTACTAGCAGTGATGCTGAGCTGGCCAAAAAAATTGACACGATTGAGAAAAAATCAAAATCAGTAATCGGCATTACCGCTATTTATATCGAGAAAAATAAGATAGTTGGGCATAACAGTAACAAACGTTTTTTTATGGCAAGCACTATCAAACTCCCAATAGCCTTAGCTTTTTTGCACCGGGTGGATGAAAAACAAGATTCTTTGAATCGTGTTATTAAGATGGATATGAAAAATTCTGTCCCTGGTTCCGGATCTTTGCATCATCTATTTGAGAAGAAAAAGCTCAATATGTCCATGCAACAAATACTCAAATACATGATGAGAAATAGTGATAACAGTGCGAGTGATACTGTGCTGCATGCAGTGAATGGACCGGAATATGTGAAAAAACGTATGGATGCATTGGGATTTAAAAATATTTACGTCAACCGCTCTATCCTGGAAATGTTCTTAGATACCAATCATGTGGATCATGCTTATTTAAATAAACCTCAACCGGTTAATGCGTGGCAAAAAACCTTTAACCAGGTTCCTCTTGAGCAAAAAAAATTAGCTTGGCAGCGTTTTGAAAACGATACACGTGATACCACAACCCCTGAAGATATGGCTAAATTGCTAGTAAAAGTATATAAAAAGCAAGCGCTTTCTGAGGCAAGCACCAAAGTACTGATGAATATTATGGAGCAATGCAGAACTGGTAGAAGCAGGATAAGAGGCTTATTGCCCGGCTCTGTGAAAGTAGCTCACAAAACCGGAACATGGGCAATATATGAGCAGGATTATTTGAGGTATCCAGGCGTTAAAAAATTATACCGCTTTGCCAGCGACGTGGGTATTATCACTTTACCCAATAATAAAGGGCATATTGCTATCGCAGTATACGTTAAATCGCAATCAGCGAGTGATTATCCTCGCAGTCGAGCTATTGCCCTGGCAAGTAGAGCTGTTTACGATCATTTTATGCGACAGTAA